From the Halomonas sp. MCCC 1A13316 genome, the window AATCCCTTGAACCTCGGCTTCTGGAGCACCCTGGTGACACTGGCGACCATGCTGATCGTGGGCAAGGGGGTGCAAGGGGGTATCGAGAAGAGCGTGAGCTGGATGATGCCGGGCATGGTGATCATGCTGCTGATCCTGATCGGCTACGGCGCGTTCTCGGGCGGCTTCGGCGAGGCGTGGAGCTTCCTGTTCTCGTTCAATACCGGCAGCCTGTCCAGTGAAGGAATGCTGGCCGCGCTGGGGCATGCGTTCTTCACCCTGTCCCTGGCGTCCGGTGCGATTCTCACCTACGGCAGCTACCTGCCCGCCGGCGCCTCGATCGCTCGTACCACCCTCGGCGTGGCGGTGGCCGATACGCTGGTGGCGCTGATGGCCGGCCTGGCGATCTTCCCGGTGATCTTCGCCAACGGCATGAGTCCCGAAGGCGGTCCCGGGCTGCTGTTCATGAGCCTGCCGCTGGCCTTCCAGGCCATGCCGCTGGGTACGCTGTTCGGCGTGCTGTTCTTCATCATGCTTTCAATGGCGGCGCTGACCTCGTCGATCTCCATGGTCGAGGCCACCGTCTCCTGGCTGGTCGACAACAAGGGCATCTCTCGTCGCACCGCGGCCTGGGGCACCGGTATCGTGCTGTGGCTGGTCAGCAGCCTGGCGATGCTGTCGTTCAACGTCGGTGCCGACTGGACCCTGGCCGGCCGCCATTTCTTCGACTGGCTCGATTATCTCACCTCGCGCTGGATGATGCCGCTGGGCGGGCTGGGCATGGTACTGCTGGCCGGCTTCGTGCTGAAGAGCGAGACCTTCCGCGAGGAGCTGGGGCTGGCACCGCACTGGCATGCACTGTGGCTGTTCATGGTGCGCTACGTCAGCCCACTGGGCATCCTCATGATCTTCGTCGATGCGCTAGGCATTGCGCGGCTGCAGTTCGGCTTGCATTGGCCATGGCTGCTTGGCGTGCTGGCGTTGGTCACGCTGATGGGGGAATTGGTGAGCCCCAGGCTGCGGCGCACGCTGGCTGGCTGAGCGATGGGCTTGCTCCGATCGGGGCAAGCCGTTAATGTCGGGCCGGGTCCGCTAAGACGTTACATCGAGATGACAGGATGATCTCACTCACTACTTACGCTACCGGCCTGGTTGCGTCTCGCTTGCTGCGAGGCGCATTGGCGCTTCTGGTACTGCTCTTGATTGCCGGCTGTGCCGGACGTGATGGTGGCCGTGGTGGCGAGCGGGTATCGGCACCTTCGGGCTGGCATGGCGAGCAGGGGCAGGCCTCGTTCTATGCCGACCGTTACCATGGCCGTCGCACCGCCAGTGGCGAAGCCCATGATCGCAACGCGCTGACGGCGGCGCACCGCAGCTTGCCATTCGGCACCCGGGTCCGGGTGACGCGGCTGGACAACGGTCGCGAGACGGTGGTGCGCATCAACGACCGCGGACCCTTCGTGCGCGGTCGTGTCATCGATCTCTCGCGACGTGCGGCCGAAGAGCTCGACATGCTCGGGCAGGGCGTGGCGGAGGTGCAGCTGTCGCCTGAGTGAAGCGTCCTCATCCGGTGCGTATTCGCTCAACGCCGTGTTTCTGGTTCCGATGGCAGAGCGGTGGCGAGGCTCGCTATCGCGCTCAGCGTAGTGTCGGCACTTGACGCTGGAATTCACGACGCCAGCGGGCCAGCAGGGCCTCGCGCTTGAGTCTATCCAGCGTGGCCAGCAGCCCGGGACCGATCGCGATCGGACGCAGCGCGTCACCGACTTCGGCGCGCAGGGCATCGGCGGTGCCCGGCCCGGAGAGGGCGGGGTGCATGGCCCCGAGGTTGGTCTGTTCGGCGATCACGCGCTGGCCGTCTTCGCTGAGCAGGAACTCCATGAACAGGGCAGCCGCTTCGGGATGCGGCGCCAAGCGCGGCATGAAGGCGAGGCGCTGGGTGACCAGGGCATAGTCCTCAGGTACCACCATGACCAGCTGCGGATGATCCGCCACCGCATCGCGTACGTAACTGCCGAGCAGGTTGTAGCCCAGCAGGTAGCGACCCTCCTCGAGTCCGTCGAGCATCTCGCTGGTGGTGCCGGTGAGCACCGTGCGCGCGCCCCCCAGGGCCGAGACCAAATCCCAATAGCGCGGCGAGAGTCGCGACTCCTCGATGGCGTAGGTATATCCTGCCCCGCTGCGCACCGGATCGTAGCTGACGATGCGGCCCGCCAAGGCGTCGGCGTGGTCGCTCAACAGCTCGAGCAGGTCACCGTGGCTACGCACCTCGCCGAAACGTTCAATCAGGTCGCGATGCACCACCATCACGATCGGTTCGAAGGTGAAGGCGAATAGTTCGCCGCGCCACTGGGCCCACGCTGGCCATTGCCGAGCCACGTCGCTTTCGAGCGCCTGGGCGTGGCCGTCGTTGGCGAGATGGTATTGCCAGGGCATGGCGGAGGAGAGCACCACGTCGGCGGCGTCCGGTGCATCGATAAAGCGCTGGTGAAGCTCAAGGGTCGTCAGGTTGCGGTAGGTCAGCTCGATGCGCGGATGACGGCGATGAAACGCCTCGAGCAAGGGGCGTACCTGTGGCAGGTCCAAGGCGGCGTGGATGACTAGCGCCTGAGGTCCCCCCGCGTCGATGTCGGCGGGGTAGTGCAGGGTTTCCTCGGCGGTGGCGGTCAGGCTCCACAGGGCGAGAAGCCACCAGAACAGGATGCGGATCATGGGCTCTCCTCGCTGAAGCGCAGGCGCACGATGAGTCCGCGTCCATCATGACCCTGGGCCAGCTCGACCCGGGCGCCGTGGGCGCGGGCAATGCTGTCGACGATGGCCAGGCCGAGTCCCGAGCCTTCCCCTCCCTCCTCACCGCGGTGAAAAGGACGCAGCACAAGCAGGCGGCGAGATTCGGGGATGCCCGGTCCGTCGTCCTCCACTTCCAGCATGGGCGGCTGTGCATGGGTGTGCAATGTGATGCGTCGGGCGCCGTAGCGACAGGCGTTATCGATCAGGTTGTTCAATGCTTCCTGCAATTGCCAGTCGATGCCATGGACCCGAACGGGTCGTGGGGCGCACTCCACGCCAAGGTCTATACCTTGGCGATGGCAGCCGGCCCAGTGGTCGCGAACCGCCTGGCGGGCGAGTTCGTTGAGATCCAGGGGGGTTAGTTCGGGGCGGTACTCGGGATTGTCGAGCCGCGTCAGCGACAGCAGCTGCATAGCCAGCCGCGCGGTACGCGCGCTGGTCGCCTGCATGGCGCTAAGGGCGTCGCGCCAGCGGGTGGGGTCGTTGTGGCGCAGAGCCAGTTCGGCTCGCGCCGAGAGACCCGCCAGTGGGGTGCGAAGCTGATGCGAGGCGTCGCCAATGAAGCGTTCCTGATTGGCGCGTACCCGACGCATGCGTGCCAGCAGTTCGTTCAGAGTCTCGCGCAGTTCGGCCAGTTCGCGAGGCAGTGCCAGGTCGAGGGGCTCCAGGGTGCGCGGGTCGCGGGCACGAATGGCGTGCCTCAGTCGCGTCAACGGTCTCAGTGCCGAGCGAATGGCCACCAGCAGAACCACGATGGCAATCAGGGCCATGGCGAGAATGTAGGCGAGGTTGGCGCGCAGCAGTTCGTGGGTCAGCGCATTGCGACCCTCGCGGCTGTGGGCCACGCGAATCTCGAAGCGCTCCCTGAGGCGCCAGTCCTCCAGGCGAGAGCGGCGCACGCCCTGGCGGAGTGTCAAGCCCTGCCACTCGACGTTGCGGTAGAGCAGCGTGTCGCCATCCTGGCTGTCGCCGCGTTCGTCGCCGGGCAGTTCGGCGTTGCCGGTGATGAAGCGCCCGTCCCGATCCACCAGGCTGTAGAAGACACGTTCCTCGGCGTCGGTGGCGAGCATGTCCAGAGCCGCCGGGGGCAGGTCGAGCCACAGCCGATCGTCCTGCCACTGGACCTGTTCGGCAATCGCCAGGCTGGCCGCCTCGAGCAGACGATCAAAGGCGCGGTCGGCGGTGTGGCGTGCGTCCACCCAGGCCTGGAACACCATCAAGCCACCAAGCGCCAGCAGTGGCAGCAGCAACCAGGCCAGCAGCCTGCGGTATAGGCTGTCGCCGCGTTTCACGTCGCCTCCAGCAGGTAGCCGAGGCCACGTACCGTGCGCAGGGCGACGTCGCTGCCGTCCAGCCGCTTGCGCAGCCGGTGCACGTAGACCTCGATGGCATTGTCGCCCATGGGTTCGCCCTGGAAGGCTTCGTCGGCGAGGCGTGCCTTGTCGACGGGCTCGCCAGCGTGACGCATCAGGCAGCCGAGCAGGCGCTGCTCCCTGGGCGGCAGAGCCAAGGTCTCGCCGGCAAGGGTGAAGCGTTGTGCCAGGCCATCGAAGTGCAGCGATCCGACGCGCAATTCCTGTCCTCGTACTCGCCGTCTAAGCAGCGCGCGTACACGGGCCTCGAGCTCCTCCAGCGAAAAGGGTTTGGCCAGGTAGTCGTCGGCCCCCAGGTCGAGCCCACGCACGCGATCCTCCACCGCGCCTCGCGCGGTGAGGATCAGCACCGGCGTATCGCGGTCGTGGCGGCGCAGTGTCTCGAGCACCTCGAGCCCGCTGGCGCCGGGGAGGTTGAGATCGAGCAGGACCAGCGCGTGGCCATGCTGGGGCTCCTCCAGGTGTTGTCTTGCGTCGTCCCCGTCGGCCAGATGCGTCACCACGTAGCCCTCCAGGGCAAGCGCATCCTGAAGGGTTTCGGCCAGCAGGTGGTCGTCTTCGATGAGCAGCACGTTCATGTCATCGCCTCCACTTCGCTCACGGCCGACAATTCATCCCGCGCCGCTCTCAGCGCGGCCTCGCTACGTGCATCGAGACGGCTCGCCGGGCCCGAGAGGGTCAGCCAGCGCCTGGGTTCTCCGGGAACGCTGGGCAGGGCTTGCAGCAGCATCTCACCGCCAGGAAGTTCGGGGCGCGGGTCGTCACCGGCCGCTAGTGGCCATTGGCTGCCCGGGCGCAGTTCGTGACGTAGCGCGGCGTCGGGCAGGGCCACCAGCCGGCATTCGGCCTGGCGCCCATGGCTTTCGATCAGGGCGGCGGTCTCGCCGGTGTGGGCGGCCAGTCGGTCGAGCAGCGGCTGGATGCGGGTGGTCAGATGACGGCTAGGGGGATGACGTCGTGCCAGTCGAAGCGGCGCGCTACCCAGGCTCCAGCGACCATCGCGGCTGCGCTGCACGTAATCGAAACGGGCCAAGGAGCCCAGCAGGCGCAGCAGGGTGCTTTTGTAAAAACCGGTCGCCTGGGCGAGCTCGGCCAGGGTGAAGGCTTCCTGATCGACATCGAACGCTTCCAATACGGTCAGTGCGCGCTCGACGGCCTCGACGCGATCCTGGGCCATGCCATGGGTCTCCTGAGTCTTGAGGCATAGAACTTTGGTCGCAATTGCAACCCCATGCATTGACGCTGCCTGGCGGTGCGCCTAATTTCTACTCTGAAGAACGTTGTTCTGCCTTACAGAATTGTAAGGTAGCCGATGAAATACCGCAAGCCACATTTCCACAACACGCCAAGACCGGAGGGACAACAACAATGTCCACGAAAACGTCGTTCAAACTCATCGCCATTGCCGCTTTCACATTGAGCGCAGGCAGCGCCATGGCCTTCGAGCCACAGGGGAAAGTGGAGTGTCTCGCCCCGGCCGACCCTGGCGGCGGTTGGGATTTCACCTGCCGCAGCGTGGGTAACGTCATGGAGGAGCTGGAAATCGTTCCGCGCAGCGTACAGACCGTCAATATGGCAGGTGCCGGCGGTGGCGTTGCCTTCGCCCATACCGTGTCCAAGCGCGCCGGTGACGAACAGCTGCTGGTCGCCGCATCCACCGCCACCACTACCCGCCTGGCGCAAGGCCAGTTTCCGGGCATGACCGCTGACATGGTCAACTGGATCGGGGCGCTGGGTGCCGACTATGGCGTCATCGCCGTGGCTGCCGATTCCGAGTACGACGACCTGCCCGAGCTGATGGAGGCGCTCAAGGAAGATACGCGTAGCGTCAAGTTCGCCGGTGGCAGCGCCAAGGGTGGCTGGGATCACCTCAAGGTATTGATCGCGGCGGATGCTGCGGGCGTCGAGGAGCTGCCGCGTATTGCCTATCTCTCGTACAACAACGGCGGTGAGGCCATGACTCAGGTCGTTGGCGGGCATGTGGATGCCTTCACTGGCGACATCAGCGAGGCACAGGGTTTCCTGGAATCGGGCGATCTGCGCGTGCTGGCAGTACTGTCCGATGAGCGCCTGCCGGGTGACTTCTCGGACATTCCCACCGCCAAGGAGCAGGGCATCGATGTGGTCGGCCCCAACTGGCGCGGCTTCTATATGCCGGCGGATATCTCCGACGAGGCCAAGCAGTACTGGGTCGACGCCATGGATACCATCTACGAGAGTCAGGAGTGGCAGGAGATCATGACGAATAACGGGCTGATGCCATTCCACATGAGCGCCGGTGAGTTCGAAACCTTCGTTACCGAGCAGATCGAGGACATCGAGACGCTTTCCAAGGATATCGGGCTGATTCAGTAATGACATGCAACGACCGCATTTTCGGGGTTCTGCTGATTGCCCTGGCCGTCGCGTACGGCTGGGGCGCCAGCCAGTTTCCCGAACCGTTCGGTGGGTCCGAGGCGATCGGACCCGATACCTTTCCTACGCTGCTGGCCGTGGTGCTGGGGCTGTCGAGCCTCTACCTGATCGTGCGGCCCGACCCGGATCATGCCTGGCCCTGGAGCCGCACCGGGGTTGAACTGATCATCGCCGTGGTCGTGCTGGTGTTCTACGCCATGCTGCTCGAGCCGCTCGGCTTCATCATCAGCACCACGCTGGCCGTCGGCACCCTATGCTGGCGCATGGGGGCCGAGCCGCTGCGCGCTTACCTGGTCGGGGCGGTAGCGGGTGTGGTTGTGTTCCTGCTGTTCAACTTCGCCCTCGACCTTGCGCTGCCGCTGGGCCTGCTCTCGTTTCTGGAGGTGAGCTGATGGAAACCCTCGGCTTTCTGATCGATGGCTTCGGGGTGGCTCTCGCCCCGCATAACCTGATGTTCGCCCTGTTGGGGGCCTTCCTCGGCACCCTGATCGGCGCGCTGCCGGGCTTGGGGCCGGCCAACGGGGTGGCGATCCTGATCCCGCTGGCGTTCTCGTTGGGGCTTGCCCCGGAAACCGCCTTGATCATGCTCACGGCGGTCTATGCCGGGGCCATGTATGGCGGGCGGATCTCCTCGATCCTGTTGAATATCCCTGGTGACGAGCCGGCCATGATGACCTGCCTCGACGGCTATCCCATGGCTCAGCAGGGCAAAGCCGCCGAAGCGCTGGCGATCTCCGCCATCGCTTCCTTCATCGGCAGCCTGGTTGCCACCGTGGGCCTGATCTTGCTGGCTCCGGTGCTGGCGCGCTTCGCCCTGACCTTCGGACCGGCCGAGTATTTCGCACTGTTTTTGCTGGCGTTCGCCACCCTGGGCGGCATTACCGGCAAGAACCCCGTCAAGACGGTGGTGGCGGCCTGCCTGGGCCTGATGGTAGCTACCGTGGGCATCGACTCCACCGGCGTGCAGCGGTATACCTTTGGTACCCTGGAACTCTACGAGGGTATCGACTTCATTATCGCCATCGTCGGTCTGTTCGCTATCTCGGAGCTGCTCTTCTTCATCGAGGAGCGTGCCGGCGGAGGAAAGAAGAAGATGGTCGTCAACAAGCTCAAGCTGAGTTGGGCCGACATTCGCAACATTATGCCGTCGAGCATACGCGGCGGTATCCTCGGTTTCATCGCCGGCGTGCTGCCCGGTGCCGGGGCATCGCTGGGGAGCTTCATCGGTTACACCCTCGAGAAAAAGGTGGTGGGCAAGAAGGGCTTCTTCGGCCAGGGCGACCCCCGTGGCGTGGCCGGTCCCGAGGCGGGCAACAACGGTGCCTCGAGCGGCGCCCTGGTGCCCATGCTGACGCTGGGTGTGCCGGGTAGCGGCACCACCGCGGTGCTACTGGCGCTGTTGATCTCGCTCAACATCACTCCCGGTCCGCTGATGTTCACCCAGAATGCCGATATCGTCTGGGGCGTGATCGCGGCGCTGCTGATCGGCAACTTCCTGCTGCTGATACTCAACATTCCCTTGGTGGGCATCTTCGTCAAGCTGCTATCGGTGCCGCCGATGTACCTGCTGCCGTGCGTGACGATGATCGCCTTCGTCGGCATCTACTCGATCAGCAACACCACCTTCGATCTCTACTTCATGGTGGCCTTCGGTATTGCCGGCTACGTGCTGCGCAAGCTCGATATCCCGCTGGTACCGGTCATTCTCGGCTTGCTGCTGGGGCCTGAGATGGAGAAGAACCTGAGCCACGCGATGGACATCTCCGACGGCGACTGGACCGTACTGTGGGGCAGCGGCCTGGCCATCGGACTGTGGGCGTTCGCCGGCGTGGGGCTGATACTGCCCTACATCGTCGGACCGATTCTGCGGCGTCGCATGAAAGTGGACGCGGCGGCGACCGCTGGCAATCCAGAAGGCGACTGATCCGGGAGTTGCCAGTCCCTCCATCGGGGGCGCCGAGCGATCGGCGCCCCCGATGCGTTATAAGGAGAACGCCAAGGCCGTGCAGTCAGGGAGTCGTGCCGTTGCTGCGTGGTGCGGCTGCACCGGCTACTGCACCCCGGCGGTGCGTCGTAAGCGTGAAACTGCTTCGTTATACCGTTAACTTATTCGGCAACTACCTGAGCTATGCGCTGTTGGCGGTGGCGGTAGATCTGGTGTGGGGGTACCTCGATATTCTCTGACTGGGTCATGGCGCCTTCTTCGCCCTGTGTGGCTACGTCATAGGGCATGTATTTGATGTGATATATCCGGCGATTCGCCGGATATGGCAATCGGGAACTGCCGGAGTTCATGGCCTTTTTCAATTTCAGCAGTTCGGCTGGCGGGTTTCTCATCCAGCGCGATAACCGTATCGTGCGCGCCCTGGGCGTAGCGATCGCGACAGCGGGGGCTCTATTCGCCTTTGGCTGAGGCAGCGCGACCGATGACACGCCCGGCCTGGCTGGGCGTGTGGCATTATTGACGCATTAGCTGAGGTTGACAGACAACACGTCGCCACCCAGCTTGAAAGGAGCCAACAAGAATGGGAGAGCGCATGGACACGCTACTGCTGGCGGTAAAAATCCTCGTCACACTGCTGGTCGCGATTCTTTTCGTGCAGAACATCGCATTGGTCGAGGTGCGCTTCCTGGTTTGGAGTACGGAACTGCCGTTGGCGCTGCTGTTGCTGGTGATCTATGTGCTGGGCATGATCAGTGGCAAGGCTCTGTTTCATCTCCTGAACCGCCTGCGCAACCGTCGCTCCCGTCACTGAGGCCGGATCACTCCACATGGGTTACCGCTTCGTGCCGCGGGTCGACGTACCAGGGCAGGCCGCGGCGGGCGTTGTATTCGAGTTCGGCGATCACCTGGGCACCGAGCAGCACGATCATGGCACCGACTTCCAGCGTCAGCAGGACCACGATCAGCGTGGCCAGCGAACCGTAGACCACGTTTACCAGCGACACATTGAGAAAGTAGAACATCAGCAGGAAACGCACGCCTTCCCACAGCAACGCCGCGACGAAACCGCCTATGAGTGCTCTCTTCAACGCGATCTTGACGACTGGCAGTACCTTATAGATTGCACTGAAGAGCAGGAAGACACCGATGAAGCTGAACAGGTTGAGGAGTGGTTCGGAGAGGCCTGCCAGGGGCATGTCGCGTCCGGCTACGACTTGCCACAGGGCACCGATCGCCTCGGCCAGGGCCACCATGAGGGTGAGTGCCAGCAATCCTGCGCCCAGCACCAGCATGAATAGATAGGGGAGCAACACGGAGACCCAGATCCTGCGCTTGGGATGGGCCTCGGGAGTGTGGAAGATGATCGCCAAGGCATCTTCCAGCATGCGAAAGACGAAGGAACTGAAGATCAGCAACGTGAGTATGCCGAACAACCCGATCACATCGCGTGAGGAGAGCAGTGTGCGCACGGCTTCCATCAAGCCCTCGGCATGGGCGGGAGCGAGGTGTGTGACCTGAATGGAGAGTACCTCCAGCAGCACTGCCTCGTCGACGACCTGAGTCAGCAACACGCCCAGCAGGGCGAACAGCGGCACGATGGAGAGCAGAATGTTGTAGCCGACGCCACCGGCGAGCAGAATGCCGCGATTGCGCAGGAAGGCAGACAGGACTCGCCACAGGAAAGCGCCAACTCGCGGGATCAGCACGAACATCGCCCGCTGCGACCTGTGGTCTCGAGACATGGTAAGGGTCACTCCTTGTGCCGTTTTGAGGTTCCTGTTGATCAAGGTATTCGTGCCGGCCGGCGGCTACAAGCCTGTCACGACGCTGGATGCTTCGTGCAGGTCCGCTACACTGGGGCTGACGGTGCCTGGTGTGCCGGGTCGAACTTCCGAACTGAACAGCAAGGAGAGCTGTATGCGCAATATCATCTATATCATTGGCTTGATCGTGGTGGTGCTGTTTATCCTGTCAATGCTGGGGTTGCGTTAACCCACGTAGTGCTTTCCGAACCAGCGTTCGCTGGACGTGTGTCCCGCCAGCGGGACTTGGGGAGGCAGGACATGGACAATCGATGCTGCCGGTTACGCTGGCTGGGAGCCGGGTCGAGTGTGCTTCTGCTGGCTGGCTGTGTTAGCCATGTCGTGCCTCCCGAACCTGATTCGCTCACTAGGCCTGTCGCTGTCTATCTGCTTGATCATGGTCGTCACTCCAGCTTGGTGTTGCCACGCGAGGAAGGAGGCGTGGTGCGCTACAGCTACGGCGAATGGCGCTGGTACGTAGAGGGACGCCGCCATCTACCGGCAGGAGCCATGGCCATGCTATGGCCCACCAAGTCAGGACTGGGGCGAGGCGTGTATCCCGGCATCGACTCACTCGAGCAGTTTCATCGGCTGGCACCGGAGGGGCTGACCGATGTCTACCCGTTCCAGGTCGAGGCGGGGCGCGTCCTGGCCCTGCGGCGACGTCTCGATAGGTACTTCGAACGAGCCGATGTCGAGCCGGTTCCGAGCGACGAGTTCGGGCTCGAGTTCATCCCTTATCCACGAGCGTATTCCATCATTCACCAGTCGAATCTGGTCGTGGCACGCTGGTTGCGCTCATTGGGTGTCGAAATACATGGCTCACCCTGGTTTTCTCATTGGCGAGTTGCCACGGGTTGAGCGAGATAGCTCCCATTTCGCTGCATTGTGCGCGGCTGAGCCAAAGGGCTGGCGCTTTCTTTCGCCCGCAGGTATGGCTATGTATGCTGAAGAACGAGCGGTAAAAGAAAACTGAAAAGGACCATCTGGAGGGTCTAGCCCATGTCGGAGACACCCGAAAGCCCACTCTACAAGGATAAACGCGTCCTGGCCCTGGTGGCCGTGGCTGTGCTCGCTATCATCTGGGCAATCTTTGCTCATAACAGCGCCGGTGACCACCGCGACCGCAGCGAGGCGCTCGAAGAACAACTGGCTGCGATCGAAGGTGAGCACCAGGATCTGCTCGCGGAACTCAATGAACGCAACCAGGCCGGTGAAGATATCGAGTCGATGGAGGCACGCCTGGCCGAACTCGAAGAGGAGCGGCAATCGATCGAAGCGGCCCTGCATGACGAACAGCAAGCGGCTCGTAGCGAGATAGAGCGTCTCGAGGGTGAGGCACAGCAGGCCGAGGAGCGTCTCAGCCAGCTGCAGGAGCAGCAGTCCTCGCTGGAGAGCGATCTCGAGGCGCGCCGCAATGAGCAGACCGAGATCGAGGAGACCGTAACGGCGCTGCGCGAAGAGTACCAGCAAGTGGACCAAGCCCGTGTCGAAGCGGAGGAGGCGCGACAGTCGGCGGAGCAGGCACGCCAGGAAGCCGAATCCGCGCGTCAGACCCTCGAGGAGGAACGTCAGCAGGCCGAAGAGGCGCGCCAGCAAGCCGAAGCGGAACGCGAGCGGGTTCAGTCGGAACTGAGCGACCTGCGCGAGAAGGCGGACGCCGCCGAGGAGCGCCTGAATTCCTTGAACGCAGCAATCGACGAACGCGAACAGACCCTTGAAGCACTCGAGAACGACATCGAGGCGATGGAAACCTTGCGCAGCGAGATCGAGAGCGAAATGGGTACCCTTCGCGATCAGCGTGACAGTGCCATGACCGAGCTGGAGTCGATCCGTCAGGAGCGTGACGAGGTAACCAATGCCATCGACGCGGGGCGCGACGAACTGCGCCAGGTCGAAGAGCAAGTCGAGCGTCGTCGGCAGCAGCTGCAGCGTCTCGAAGCACAGCTCGCCGAATGGCGGGACACCCTGTCCGAGCTGGAGCTGGATAGCGCGGAAGGGGGCAACACAAGTCAGGGCCAGACCCAGGAGCAGCAAGGCCAGGCCCGGGAGCAGCAAGGCCAGGCCCGGGAGCAGCAAGGCCAGGCCCAGGAGCAGCAGGGCCAGGCCCGGGAGCAGCAAGGCCAGGCCCGGGAGCAGCAAGGCCAGGCCCAGGAGCAGCAGGGCCAGGCCCAGGAGCAGCAGGGCCAGGCCCAGGAGCAGCAGCGTTCCCAGCCGCAGAATGGGGGGCAGGCCCAGGAGAGCGATGCGGAAAACGAGGAGGCCGAGGGGCGCGCAGCGGCCGAGGAGAGCTGAATTGGCAAGGTTCATGTCGGCGGCGGGCTTCGGCCCGTCGCAGACCATTCCGGCCATCAGGAAACGGCGCGCTATACTGCGCTCGTTCAAGCTACCCTAGAGTAACGCGACAATTCTCAGCACAAGGAGCGGAATGTGATCGAAGGGGTCAAGCATATCGTGGCGGTGGCCTCCGGCAAGGGCGGGGTCGGCAAGTCCACGGTGACCGTCAACCTGGCGTTGGCCATGGCGGCCGAGGGCTATCGTGTGGGCATACTCGATGCCGACATTCATGGCCCCAGCCAGGCTCAGATGTTGGGTGTGCCGGAAGGCGTAAGACCCCAGCAGGCCGGTGAGAACAAGTTTCGGCCGCTGGAAATGCA encodes:
- a CDS encoding tripartite tricarboxylate transporter permease, with the translated sequence METLGFLIDGFGVALAPHNLMFALLGAFLGTLIGALPGLGPANGVAILIPLAFSLGLAPETALIMLTAVYAGAMYGGRISSILLNIPGDEPAMMTCLDGYPMAQQGKAAEALAISAIASFIGSLVATVGLILLAPVLARFALTFGPAEYFALFLLAFATLGGITGKNPVKTVVAACLGLMVATVGIDSTGVQRYTFGTLELYEGIDFIIAIVGLFAISELLFFIEERAGGGKKKMVVNKLKLSWADIRNIMPSSIRGGILGFIAGVLPGAGASLGSFIGYTLEKKVVGKKGFFGQGDPRGVAGPEAGNNGASSGALVPMLTLGVPGSGTTAVLLALLISLNITPGPLMFTQNADIVWGVIAALLIGNFLLLILNIPLVGIFVKLLSVPPMYLLPCVTMIAFVGIYSISNTTFDLYFMVAFGIAGYVLRKLDIPLVPVILGLLLGPEMEKNLSHAMDISDGDWTVLWGSGLAIGLWAFAGVGLILPYIVGPILRRRMKVDAAATAGNPEGD
- a CDS encoding lipopolysaccharide assembly protein LapA domain-containing protein, with product MDTLLLAVKILVTLLVAILFVQNIALVEVRFLVWSTELPLALLLLVIYVLGMISGKALFHLLNRLRNRRSRH
- a CDS encoding YihY/virulence factor BrkB family protein, which codes for MSRDHRSQRAMFVLIPRVGAFLWRVLSAFLRNRGILLAGGVGYNILLSIVPLFALLGVLLTQVVDEAVLLEVLSIQVTHLAPAHAEGLMEAVRTLLSSRDVIGLFGILTLLIFSSFVFRMLEDALAIIFHTPEAHPKRRIWVSVLLPYLFMLVLGAGLLALTLMVALAEAIGALWQVVAGRDMPLAGLSEPLLNLFSFIGVFLLFSAIYKVLPVVKIALKRALIGGFVAALLWEGVRFLLMFYFLNVSLVNVVYGSLATLIVVLLTLEVGAMIVLLGAQVIAELEYNARRGLPWYVDPRHEAVTHVE